One Spiroplasma endosymbiont of Cantharis nigra DNA segment encodes these proteins:
- a CDS encoding GNAT family N-acetyltransferase — protein sequence MEFKYKSKMSEVKKYDIIAKVYLSYYVDPVNNEINKLEINEHELLSFNDHPTSIIKKNWDYNFEGLNEIKKYSPKFVTNFTNKAYQKQKLINEIKFKINYQFMSLNLKNLQKYEKYSVKKAEFIKVDTKEQLDNFVKIVGTIFSDEVTDSKKFYGIFEEYQKVSELYIIKYDGQYVGTGHLTHFDENITVIDDIAMLEVARGKGLATFLMKSLINRCLEKGQKEACLFGSKMAFNIYKKLGFTEENFWLEQFKLVY from the coding sequence ATGGAATTCAAATATAAATCAAAAATGTCAGAAGTAAAAAAATATGACATAATTGCAAAAGTTTATTTAAGTTATTATGTTGATCCAGTTAATAATGAAATTAACAAGTTAGAAATAAATGAGCATGAATTATTATCTTTTAATGATCATCCAACCTCAATTATAAAGAAAAATTGAGATTATAATTTTGAGGGACTTAATGAAATTAAAAAGTATAGTCCAAAGTTTGTAACTAATTTTACAAATAAAGCTTATCAAAAGCAAAAACTAATTAATGAAATTAAGTTTAAGATTAATTATCAATTTATGTCGCTTAATTTAAAAAATTTACAAAAGTATGAAAAATATAGTGTTAAAAAGGCTGAATTTATAAAAGTTGATACTAAAGAGCAATTAGACAATTTTGTAAAGATAGTTGGAACAATATTTTCAGATGAAGTAACAGATTCTAAAAAATTTTATGGAATTTTTGAAGAGTATCAAAAGGTAAGCGAGCTTTACATTATAAAATATGATGGTCAATATGTAGGAACAGGTCATTTAACTCACTTTGATGAAAATATAACTGTTATTGATGATATTGCAATGTTAGAAGTTGCAAGAGGAAAAGGTCTTGCCACTTTTTTAATGAAGTCATTAATAAATAGATGTTTAGAAAAGGGCCAAAAGGAAGCATGTCTGTTTGGTAGTAAAATGGCTTTTAATATTTATAAAAAATTAGGTTTCACAGAAGAAAATTTCTGATTAGAACAATTTAAGTTAGTTTACTAA
- the trmD gene encoding tRNA (guanosine(37)-N1)-methyltransferase TrmD gives MKFSIITLFPNLINSYISESIIKRAIEKNSIDVEIIDLRNHTTLKHNQVDDYQLGGGKGMVLMVEPVVNAIESCKKENSLVVLTSPQGQTWNQNLAKQYSLKYEHIILICGHYEGFDERILDYVDLELSIGDYVLTGGEIASIVILDSITRLLDGVIAKDSHINDSFENNLLDHPVYTKPIDFRGKKAPEVLTSGHHANVEKYRQEGRLRNTFNKRPDLLEKSELSKLDLEFIEKLKKMKGDK, from the coding sequence ATGAAATTTTCAATTATAACTTTATTTCCCAACTTAATTAATTCTTATATATCAGAGTCAATAATTAAGAGAGCAATCGAAAAAAATAGCATTGATGTTGAAATTATTGATCTTAGAAATCACACAACCCTTAAACATAATCAAGTTGATGATTATCAACTTGGTGGTGGAAAAGGAATGGTTTTAATGGTAGAACCAGTTGTCAATGCAATTGAAAGTTGTAAAAAGGAAAATAGTTTGGTAGTTTTAACAAGTCCTCAAGGTCAAACTTGAAATCAAAATTTGGCAAAACAGTATTCTTTAAAATATGAGCATATAATATTAATATGTGGTCATTATGAAGGTTTTGACGAAAGAATTCTAGATTATGTTGATTTAGAATTATCTATTGGCGATTATGTTTTAACTGGTGGTGAAATAGCAAGTATAGTTATTTTAGATTCTATAACTAGATTATTAGATGGTGTAATTGCAAAAGATTCACATATAAATGATAGTTTTGAAAATAACTTATTAGATCATCCAGTCTATACAAAGCCAATTGATTTTAGAGGTAAAAAAGCTCCAGAGGTTTTAACAAGTGGACATCATGCAAATGTTGAAAAATATCGTCAAGAAGGTAGATTAAGAAATACTTTTAATAAAAGACCAGATCTTTTAGAAAAGAGTGAATTAAGCAAATTAGATTTAGAATTTATAGAAAAATTAAAAAAAATGAAAGGAGATAAATAA
- the rimM gene encoding ribosome maturation factor RimM (Essential for efficient processing of 16S rRNA), translated as MFNNLQKIGKIVATHGLKGEVKFKLEGNLILVKDIKKEQFFLESSSKNLDVFEVEKSYFLNKKHIIALENIKDIESAQKLINSLVYVKKESEIVEEEFSYIGFECFYQKNSYGKVIDEMFNGAHDLIKVEIDNKQIWVPCVEFYLEKIDIESKKIYMKQIEVLL; from the coding sequence ATGTTTAATAATTTACAAAAAATAGGAAAAATTGTTGCAACCCATGGTTTAAAAGGTGAAGTAAAATTTAAGTTGGAAGGTAATTTAATTCTTGTTAAAGATATAAAAAAGGAGCAATTCTTTTTAGAAAGTAGTTCTAAAAACTTAGATGTTTTTGAAGTTGAAAAATCTTACTTTTTAAATAAAAAACACATAATTGCTTTAGAAAATATTAAAGATATTGAAAGTGCTCAAAAATTAATTAATAGTTTGGTATATGTAAAAAAAGAATCTGAAATTGTAGAAGAGGAATTTAGCTATATTGGATTTGAATGTTTTTATCAAAAAAATTCTTATGGAAAAGTTATTGATGAAATGTTTAATGGTGCACATGACTTGATAAAAGTTGAAATAGATAATAAGCAAATTTGGGTTCCTTGCGTTGAATTCTATTTGGAAAAAATAGATATTGAAAGTAAGAAAATATATATGAAGCAAATTGAGGTTTTATTATAA
- the rpsP gene encoding 30S ribosomal protein S16, which translates to MVKLRLKRAGKKRAAFYRIVASDARVKRDGEYIELIGTYNPINGEVSLKKEIALKWLQQGAQPTDTVRNILSKEGVMTDLHNAKLESKKSQPKASKKVAKPKVTTAAKTAKAPTKKVTETKENNSDK; encoded by the coding sequence ATGGTTAAATTAAGATTAAAAAGAGCTGGTAAAAAAAGAGCTGCATTTTATAGAATTGTAGCTTCAGATGCCCGTGTTAAACGTGATGGAGAATACATCGAATTAATTGGTACATACAATCCAATTAATGGAGAAGTAAGTCTTAAAAAGGAAATAGCTTTAAAATGACTTCAACAAGGTGCTCAACCAACTGATACTGTAAGAAATATTCTTTCAAAAGAAGGAGTTATGACTGATTTACACAATGCTAAATTGGAAAGTAAAAAAAGTCAGCCAAAAGCTAGTAAAAAAGTAGCAAAACCAAAAGTTACAACTGCTGCTAAAACTGCAAAGGCACCAACTAAAAAAGTTACTGAAACAAAAGAAAATAATTCAGATAAATAG
- the rplS gene encoding 50S ribosomal protein L19, producing the protein MMNMLTKNTKALIDEQLNTNLPNFTSGDTIKVNVKIKEGEKFRIQAFEGVVIKTQGSGISYSVCVRKNSNGVFVERTFPVHSPIIENIEIIKRGRVRRARIYYIRKLTGKAARIKEVINNKTKDASAVKK; encoded by the coding sequence ATTATGAATATGTTAACAAAAAACACAAAAGCATTAATTGATGAACAATTGAATACTAATCTTCCAAATTTTACATCAGGAGATACTATCAAAGTTAATGTAAAAATTAAAGAGGGAGAAAAATTCCGTATCCAAGCATTTGAAGGTGTAGTTATTAAAACTCAAGGAAGTGGAATTTCATATTCAGTTTGTGTAAGAAAAAACTCAAATGGAGTTTTTGTTGAAAGAACTTTCCCAGTTCATTCACCAATTATTGAAAATATTGAAATAATTAAACGTGGACGTGTAAGAAGAGCTAGAATTTACTATATTAGAAAATTAACTGGAAAAGCTGCACGTATTAAAGAAGTTATTAATAATAAAACAAAAGATGCTTCAGCAGTTAAAAAATAA